TGCCGAAGTCCTAAAGGAAAACCAGGAGGAACAGCCGGGATTTGGATTGAATGCTTTTCCCAATCCATATACGACAAGTTTTACCATCGCATTTGATGTACCGGAAGAAAACACCGAGGTCAGGTTGGAGATTATCAATATGCAGGGGAAAGTACTGAAAACAGTCGTGGACAATCCCCATGCAAAAGGAAAATGGGAATATGAAGTAACAGAGTTGCCTGATACCTCAGGCGAAATATTGTTATGCAGGTTGAAGGTCAATGAAAGCTATACGGTGAAAAAGTTGGTCCATTTGACAAAATGAAAGGAATCAGAAAAATGACGGGCATGCGTTTGAGTCGCATGCCCGTCATAATTTTCCTTATCAAATTATCCTATTTAAAGCGGATCGGGTGCATTTTTGAACCGTTTGCCCTTTCCTGCCAACTGGCCGAGAAAAACTAAGACGGGAAAAATGACTTTTTTGATAAAAACTGGAATGCCCAGCATGTCAAATTCCGTGCGGTACTTCCTAAGTAAATAGGCTGCATCGAATGTACCGGGTCGTCCGTTGCCATTTTCACTACTGGACCTGAAAATTTCGCCCAAAAAATATTCAATATTATAAGGTGGCCAAATTTCACCCTTGCAATGCAATATCTCCTCTCCCGCATTCCAGAACCTGTGAGGAATGCCAGGTTCAAAGGTGGCCGAATCGCCCTCATTGAGAAAATAAGGCTCCTTTCCGAGAATTTCAACGCCCATTTTTCCATTGATAATACGTAGACTCTCATACTGCTTGTGGTGGATATGCATCGGCGGGCCGGCATTTGAGCTTACCCAATTTTCAACCTGTATGTAAGTTACGCTGTCGCGCGTTTCGCGACCCAGAAATATAAGCCGCTCACCATGACCATTGTCAATCGTCACCGGATAAGCATTTTGTAAAGTTTTCGCTTCCATTATTCAGCTTTGGATTTGACGCTCAAACCATGCAATAAAATACCTGCCAATATCAGCAAAACAGAGAGTCTCAGCAAACTCAGCTTCTCCCAAACTCCCGCCCGGCCAGTCAGGTCGTCACTTACAACAGGTGAATACGCGGAGGTAGTAATGGCGATCAGCTCCGGAACAAAATAGATGGCGGTAACGGCAAGGATCAGAACATACACACCTGCGACGATCAAAATCTGTTTACGGCAAGGCTGGCGCCAGTTGGCAGCTAACGCAGCTGCGAGCAACAGAATCGTAACCGGATGCACCGGTTTCCAGAAGTTCGCGGCTTGCAGCGCATACTCGCCCTGAAACATGGAAAGTGACACCGGAGGCGCAATGCTCCAGACAGGTACAACCGCCAGATGCTCATATATCGCGGCACCTATAATTGAAATGAAGGCTATTGCAGCCATAATGTGCACAATGTTTGCAAATGATTTCGTCATAATGATTTAAAGTTATATTTTTGGACAACGACCTAAAATTAACAGGATTTAGGACAATGACCAAATAGTGAATTTAAAAGATGAACGCAACGCACGAAAAAATTATTAAACGGGCATTGGAACTGTTTAACCTGAAAGGAATTGAATATGTAGGCATGCGGGAAATCGCCGCCGACCTGGGGATGCGGATCGGGAATCTCACGTATTATTTCCCCACCAAGGACGATCTGGTGTACCAGCTAAGCCGGGATTATACCGAATCCAATTCGCAAATCCATACCGACTTCCCCGTCCGAAGCTTATATGATTTTTTGAAAAAGAATGTTGCCCTGTTTGAAAACGGCTTGAGATATCAGTGCCTGATGTTGAGCATGGTACACCTGATGGAACAAAACACAAGGATTTCGGCCAGTTACAAGGGTGTTTCGCATGAGCGGACCGCCGGGCTCGCGCTGGATGTTGCTATTTTGGAACAAAACAAATACGTAAAGTTCAGCTCGGAGGATGACAAAGTACTGATCGTGTCCAGTAACAGTCTGCAAAACAGATTTTGGTTTTCCGAGGCAGTGTTGACCGAATCCAGGCAAAATCTGGCAAGTCAAATGACCCATTACCTTCGCATGAAAGCACATTTATTCCGGCCCTATTCAACTAAAAAAGGACTGGAAGACATTGAGCGCTTCCTGCATGAACTGCATGGATAATTTCATGATAAGAAGGTAGAGACCGGGATGAAAAATCTTATTGTCAAAAGCATTCTACCCGACCAACACCATGAACCTCAAACCCGCAGCCTTCGCAGCCCTATTTCTGTTGACGCAATGTAATTCGGCCGTCGAGTCCACCGACCAACCCAGCATCTTAGGCACCTGGCACCTGCATTCCAGCCAGATCATCGAGAAAGGCGATACCATCATAACTTTCCCGGTCAAAGATCAGGAAATGATCAAACAGATTACGGACACACATTTTACTTTCATGAAACATGATACCCGGCAAGGCAAGGGTGATACTGCCGTTTTCGACGCAGGAGCGGGTACTTATACATTAAAAGGCGAAGACTACACCGAAAACCTGCAATACTGTAGCGCCCGCGAATGGGAAAATCACCAGTTTCATTTCAAACTCCGCATGAATGGAGATACCCTGGTGCAGACGGGTTTCGAGAAGATTGATAGTCTGGGAATTGACCGGGAGATTAGGGAGGTGTATGTGAAGTCTAAACTATGATTTTTTTGATGGGCTATGATGGGCTATGATGGGCTGTGATTTTTTTTGTGATGCATTTTTGATTTGATTTTCTTTTTTGGTCATCCCCATTTTGGTTTGGGTTTCATGACTCTTTTAAATTGGAGGCTGGTGTTGCCGAAGTTGATGAGGAGGCCGATTTCCATTTTGTATGCCTCCAGATAGTTAATCGCCTGGGCCAGATGCACGTCTTCCAGTTCTTTGACCGCTTTGAATTCGAGCATGATTGTGTTCTCAATAAAGAAGTCAACCCTCCTTTTGCCGATTGGAAATCCTTTGTAGCTCAACGGCATTTCCATTTCGCGTTGGTGCGCGATACCGTTCATATTGAGCTCGATAGATAAAGCGCGTTGATACACCACCTCTTGAAAACCATTCCCAATATAGCGATGCACTTCCATTGCACAACCAATAATCCTGCCAGTCAAATCCGAATGTTTGTAAAGTTCGTTAACCATAGTGTGTCAAATAGTAATTGCAACAAATCAACAAAAAAATTGCCGCTAACCAAAAGTCAGCGGCAACATCAATCAAAAAATCATAGTCCTCATAGCCCATCAAAAAATCATAGTCCGACCTTCTGCACCCACTCCCGTGCATTCACAAATGCCTCTATCCAAGGACTCACCTCATCTTTTCTGCCCTCAGGGTAATTCGCCCAATGCCATTGGAAAAGTGACCTTTCGATGTGCGGCATCATCACCAAATGACGGCCTGTTTCGTCACAGAGCATCGCGGTGTTAAAGCCGGAGCCATTTGGATTGGCAGGGTAAGTTTCATAGCCATATTTAGCAACAATACTGTAACGGTCTTCGGTATACGGGAAGTCAAAACGACCTTCACCGTGGGATACCCAAACACCCAGCGTAGATCCTGCCAGTGACGACAGCATTACGGATTTGTTAGGTTGGATTGTCAGTGAGGTGAAGATACTTTCGTGCTTGCCGCTGGCGTTATGCAGCATTTTAGGCTTCACGTCGTGGCCCATATTGATCAGACCAAGCTCTACGAAAAGCTGGCATCCGTTGCAAACTCCGACCGATAGTGTATCCTCTCGTTTAAAGAAGTTTTCCAGTGCAATTCTTGCCTTGTCGTTATAAAGGAACGCGCCTGCCCAGCCTTTGGCTGAACCTAAAACATCCGAATTTGAAAAACCGCCTACTGCGCCGATGAACTGAATATCCTCCAAAGTTTCGCGGCCGGAAATCAGGTCGGTCATGTGGACATCTTTCACATCAAAACCTGCCAGGTACATCGCATTGGCCAATTCGCGCTCTGAGTTGCTGCCTTTTTCACGCAATACCGCTGCTTTCGGACGAGGTTTGGATTCATCGATAA
This Dyadobacter sp. UC 10 DNA region includes the following protein-coding sequences:
- a CDS encoding cupin domain-containing protein, with protein sequence MEAKTLQNAYPVTIDNGHGERLIFLGRETRDSVTYIQVENWVSSNAGPPMHIHHKQYESLRIINGKMGVEILGKEPYFLNEGDSATFEPGIPHRFWNAGEEILHCKGEIWPPYNIEYFLGEIFRSSSENGNGRPGTFDAAYLLRKYRTEFDMLGIPVFIKKVIFPVLVFLGQLAGKGKRFKNAPDPL
- a CDS encoding TetR/AcrR family transcriptional regulator, with the protein product MNATHEKIIKRALELFNLKGIEYVGMREIAADLGMRIGNLTYYFPTKDDLVYQLSRDYTESNSQIHTDFPVRSLYDFLKKNVALFENGLRYQCLMLSMVHLMEQNTRISASYKGVSHERTAGLALDVAILEQNKYVKFSSEDDKVLIVSSNSLQNRFWFSEAVLTESRQNLASQMTHYLRMKAHLFRPYSTKKGLEDIERFLHELHG
- a CDS encoding GxxExxY protein, producing MVNELYKHSDLTGRIIGCAMEVHRYIGNGFQEVVYQRALSIELNMNGIAHQREMEMPLSYKGFPIGKRRVDFFIENTIMLEFKAVKELEDVHLAQAINYLEAYKMEIGLLINFGNTSLQFKRVMKPKPKWG